Genomic window (Caldinitratiruptor microaerophilus):
GAGCCGGGGCGGCGTGGAGTCGGTGCACAAGCGGCGAGCGAAGCGCGGCCTGGCCACCACGTACTCGGACCACCCGGACGACCTCGGCAACCGGCCTGACTACGGCTCGTTCCTGGCCGCCCTCGGCGAGGTGTTCCGGCACGTCTACGCTCTCACCCGCCCGGGGCGCTACCTGGTGGTGGTCGCCCAGAACATGCGCACCCCTGCAGGCGCCGTGCAGCCCTTCGCCTGGGACCTCGTGCGCGAGCTGACCGAGCGGGGCCCCTGGGTGTTCCACGGCGAAAGGATCTGGTGTCAGGACTCGAAGCCCCTGGGCATCTGGGGCTACCCCAAGGTCTTTGTCCCGAACTATCACCATCACTACTGCCTGATCTTCTACAAGCCGGAGGGAGGTCGTGACCCGTGACCGACGTGTTCCTCGTGTACGTCACCACTTCGAACGAGGAGGAAGCGGCGCGGATCGGCCGTCAGGTGGTGGAGGAGCGGCTCGCCGCCTGCGCCAACGTCGTGCCCGGCGTCCGCTCCTTCTACCACTGGGAGGGGCGCCTCGTGGAGGACGGTGAGGCCCTGCTGCTGCTCAAGGCCCACCGCGAGCGCCTGGACGACCTCATCGCGCGCGTGAAGGCCCTGCACAGCTACACGGTCCCGGCCGTGAACGCCGTCCCCATCGAGCGCGGGAACCCGGACTACCTCCGCTGGGTGGCTGAGGAAACCGTGGGGCGCTAACCACCGCCCAGCAGCGCTTGAAATCGGGCTGCGTCGGCGGCCATGGACACGTTGTTGAACAGGACCCACGCCGGCGGGCGAATGAGCCCGCGCAACCGGTTCAGATCGGCGTCAGTGTACCGGTAGCCGTAGCCGCCGACCCCGTGCAGGCGGAGGTACTGCAGGTCACCCCATACCGGTTGCGCCACGAAGGGGTCCACGGCGTGGACCAGGTCCAACTCCCGGCACAGGTCCCGGACCACCTCCTCCGGCCATGGCCCGCGGGGCTCCCAGGCCAGCACGAAGGGGCCCCGTTCGGCGTCGCGCAGGAAGCGGCGCATCCGTGTGAGGTTCTCTTGCGTAGGTCGGAAGGAGGCCGGGGTCTGGAGGAGCACGAGGCGCGCCCCGAGGATCCGGGCCGCTCGTACGGTTTCCCTCCACGCGTCTTCCACTTCCGGGGTCCCCTGCAGCGAGCCGTACGCTTCCTTGCAGCCGGGCAGGGGCCGGCGGAGGCGACGGTAAGTCGGGGACGATGCCGGGTGGGTGACGAGCTGCCACGCCTTCATCGTGAACACGAAGCCCTCCGGCGCTGCTTCCCGCCACCGGACCAGCGTGGCCTCACGCGGCGGGTCATAGAAGGTCTGCTGGATTTCCACAATCGGGTACCGCCGAACGTAGTCGGCCTGCCGGAGCGCCCAGCCGCAGCAGCCGACCAGGACGTCTTTCGGCCTGAAGCCGTCCGGTTCGTCCATCGTGCCTGTCGCACCTGTCCTAATGGTGTCTGGCTGGTTTCCAACCACGCGAGGACGTGGCGGGCGAATTCCGTCAGGTGGCCAAGTCGTTCCCGCAGGATCTGGTGCAGTTCGTCGGGGGTGACTTCCGCGTAAAGGTGTACCAGACGGTTCCGGGAACCTGCCATGCCACGGATGTCGATGTAAGTGCTGGCCTCTCGCCAGCGCCGGTCGTCAGGAGAGAACAGCGCCGCCACGTCCACGTCGCTGTCCGGTCCTGCGGTCTCCGACGCCACCGAACCGAAGAGGTACAGAGCGAGGAGACGGTGGTCGCGTGCAACCCGGGACAGACATTCCCGGTCGATCCGTCGCATGCCGCGTCTCCTCCCGACGCCAGCCATGCTTTCATATTACCACAACATGGTGTTGCTGCCAACCGTCACCTCGCCACGGTGCCTGCCACGTGTCGCACCGGTGCAGAGTAACGCAGTACACGCACCGTACGAGAGCTCGTGACGGATCGACCGCCGTACGGCCGGAGGCCGCCGTTCGGACGAAGCCGGCGTGCCAAGGCAGGACTGCGAATCGTCAAGGCGAATCTTTTCTCCGTGTCCACGGCCAGGTGGTCAGACCAGCCCGCCAGTGCGGCGCACGAGGGCAGGGAGGCCGCGGTGACCCGGTTCGAGCGGATCACGAGCCAGCGCATCTACCAGCAGATCGTCGACCAGATCTCCCGGATGATCCGGGAGGGCGTACTCCGGCCGGGCGACCGGCTTCCCCCCGAGCGCCAGCTGGCCGAAGCGTTCGGGGTCAGCCGCGCCGCCGTGCGTGAGGCGCTGTCGGCGCTGAGCATGACCGGGCTCCTCGAGGTGCGCCCGGGAGAGGGCACCTTCATCCGCAGCGCCACGCCGGAAGTGCTGATCGGCCCGCTCGCGACGCTCCTGACCATGGAGCGCGACGAGGCCGTGGGGCGGGAACTGCTGGAGATCCGGATGGCGCTGGAGGCGGACAGCGCCTTCCTGGCGGCCCAGCGGTGGGAGCCGGAGGACCTGGTTGCGATCGAGACCGCTCTGCAGGCGATGGAGGACGAGCACCGGTCGGGGCAGCTGGGCGCTGCGGCCGACTGGCAGTTCCACTACGCGATCGCCGGGGCGTCCGGCAACGGGCTCCTGCTGCAGATCATGCGGACGCTCAGCGAGAGCATGCGGGAGTCGCTCGAGGCCTACCGCCGGCGGCTCCTCCGCATCCCCTCGATGGGCGAGCGCCTGCTCGCCGAGCACCGCGGGATCCTGGAGGCCATCCGGGACCGCGACGCGCCGCTCGCCCGCGAGCGGATGCGGGCGCACATCGAGGGCGTGGAGCGGACCCTGTACCACCAGGCGTCGGAAACCACAGGCACCGGTGACCCGGAGCGCTGACCGGGTCGGCCGGGACGAGAAGGCGGGATGCCGGTTGCGCGTGGCCCTGTTCATCACCTGCCTCGGCGACCTGTTCTTTCCCCGGGCCGGCATGGCGGTGGTCAAGCTTCTCGAACACCTCGGGGTGGAGGTGACCTTCCCGGAGGGGCAGACCTGCTGCGGCCAGCCGCAGTGGAACAGCGGCTACCCGGAGGCGGCGGCCGCACTCGCCCGTCACTTCCTGGACGTGTTCGACGGGGCCGACTACATCGTGAGCCCGTCCGGGTCGTGCGCGAGCATGGTGCAGCACTACTACCCCGAGATCTTCCGTGACGACCCGGCCCGGCTCGATCGCACCCGGCAGATCTCCGGCCGGATCTACGAGTTCACCCAGTTCCTCGTCGAGGTGCTGGGGGTGGAGGACCTGGGCGCCCGCTACCCGGCCCGCGCCACCTACCACCAGTCCTGCCACATGACTCGCCTCCTGGGGGTGGAGGAGCCGCCCCTGCGCCTCCTGCGCAACGTGCGCGACCTGGAGCTGGTGCCCCTCGAACACCCCGAGCTGTGCTGCGGCTTCGGCGGTACCTTCTCGGTGAAGTCCCCGGAGGTCTCCGTGGCGATGGCCGACGAGAAGCTGGACGACGTGACCCGCACGGGAGCGGACCTCCTCGTGGGGGCGGACCCGTCGTGCCTGCTCCACCTGGCGGGCCGGGCGCACCGGCGCCGGCTTCCCCTGAAGATCATGCACGTGGCCGAGGTCCTGGCCGAGGGGGTGGGGCTGTGATGGCCGGGGGCACCTTCCGGGCCCGCGCCCGCAAGGCGCTGGAGAACCCCCGGCTCCGCCGCGCCGTGCGGGTGACCATGAACAACTTCATGAGCGCCCGCCGGGCGGCGATGGCCGAGCTCGCCCAGCTGGCCCGGGAGGGCCTGGCCCTGGGCGACTTTGCGGCCATGCGGGAGCGGGCGCGGGCCATCAAGCAGCACACGCTCGACCACCTGGACCACTACCTCGCCCGGGCGGCGACCGCCATCGGGGAGCGGGGCGGCCACGTCCACTTCGCCGCCGGGGCGCACGAGGTCGGCGAGATCGTGCGCGAGATCGCCCGCCGGCGCGGGGTGACGCTGGCCGTCAAGTCCAAGTCGATGGCCACCGAGGAGGTCCACCTCAACCGTGCGCTGCAGGCGGACGGCATCGAGGTCGTCGAGACCGACCTGGGCGAGTACATCATCCAGCTGGCGGGTGAGACCCCGTCGCACATCGTCGGGCCGGCGATCCACAAGACCCGGGAGGAGATCGCCCAGCTGTTCGGCCGGGTGGTGGGTCGGGAGCTCAGCACCGACACGCCCACCCTGACCGGCGTGGCCCGCCAGGTGCTGCGGGAGAAGTTCGTCCGCGCCGGCATGGGCATCAGCGGAGCCAACTTCGTGGTGGCGGAGACGGGGACGCTCTGCATCGTCACCAACGAGGGCAACGGCCGGCTGGTGACCTCCGCGCCGCCCGTGCACGTGGCAGTGGTCGGGATCGAGAAGCTGGTCCCCACCCTGGCCGACCTCTACGTGTTCCTCGGCCTGCTCGCCCGCAGCAGCACCGGGCAGAAGATCAGCGTCTACACCCACATGATCACGGGACCCAGGCGGCCCGGCGAGGCCGACGGCCCCGAGGAGCTGCACGTGATCTTCCTGGACGCCGGCCGTTCGGACATCCTCGGGACCGAGTACCAGGAGGTGCTGCACTGCATCCGCTGCGGCGCCTGCCTGAACCACTGCCCCGTGTACCGGCAGACCGGTGGCCACGCCTACGGCGCGGTGTACAGCGGACCCGTCGGCACCGTGCTCACGCCGCTCCTGGGCGAGTTCCGGGACTGGAAGGACCTTCCCGCCGAGGCCTGCAGCCTGTGTGCGGCGTGCTGGGAGGCCTGCCCGGTGGGGATCCCGCTCCACGACCTCATCTTGAAGCACCGGCAGAAGACGGCGCGCGAGGGCCTGGACCAGAGCGGCCTGGGCGGGCCGCTGCGCCTTGGGGCCGCTGCCTGGACGAAGCCGTGGGCGTACCGGCTGTCGGTGCGGGTGGGGCGGCTGGCGCTGCGCTGGTTCGCCCGTGAGGAGGAGGGCGGCCGGCGGTGGGCGGTGAAGGCCCCGGGCCCCCTGCGCGCCTGGACCGAGGGCCGGGACCTGCCGGCGCCGCCGGAGAAGAGCTTCCGCGAGCTCTGGGCGGAACACCTGCGGGAAAGGGGGCAGCGGGCGTGACGGAGCGGGCGGAGATGCTGGCGAGGATCGCCCGGCGCCTGGGCCAGCCGGCCCCGCGTGACCAGGTGGCGTGGGACCCGCGGGCGTCCCTGCCGGAGCGCCCGCCGTCGATCCCCGCGGCGGAGCTGGTCCGGCGGTTCGTGGCACAGCTCGGGAGGCTGGGCGGCAAGGCCATCCGGGTGGCTGCCGACGCCGAGGCGGTCGACTACGTGCTCTCGGTGGTCGCGCCGGACGTGGTGGCGGCGGGCCGCGGCATCCCCCCCTCGCCTCCGGCGGGGGGAGAGGCTCAGGGCGCAGCGGCGCCCGGCCCCGTCCTCCTCTGGGATGACCCGCTGCTGACCCGGCTCGAGCTGGCGGCGGCGCTGGCCTCGCGCGGGGTCGAGGTCTCGGTGTGGCGTCCGGACCTGGGCCCCGCCGCCCTCAAGGAGCTGGCGGCCCGCGCCCGGGCCGGCGTCACCGGCGCCTGGTGGGGGGTGGCGGAGACCGGCAGCATCGCCCTGCCGGCAGGCCCCGGGCGAGGGCGCCTCGTGAGCCTCTTGCCGCGTACCCACATCGCGGTCCTGCCGGAGAGCCGGCTGGTGCCGTCGGTGGCCGAGCTCTTCCGCCACCTGGTGGAGGAACCGGACCTGCCGTCCTCGCTGGCGCTGGCCACGGGCCCGAGCCGCAGCGCCGACATCGAGAACGACCTCAGCATCGGGGTGCACGGTCCCGCGGACGTGCACGTGGTCATCGTGCCGGGCTAGTCGACGGAGTGGGGCCGGCAGCAGGGTCGGAGCCCAGGCACCTGGCGGCGACCTGGCCCGACCGCCGCCCGGCGCGGCCCGACCCAAGGCGGGACCCGGGCGCGCCCGGACCTGGGGCGGCCACCGGCCAGAAGTGCAGAAGAGGAACCGCTGGCAGCTGCGTCGCGGTTCCTCTTTTGCACTTCAATCGGGGAAGCGTGCCCCGCGGTCCGGGGTCTTGACCCTGCGGGTCGACATAAGACCAAACCCCGCGGCCTTCTGCCCCGTCCTCCTGACCCCATTCGCCCTCGGATGTGCAGAACAGGAGCCACGACGAAGACGCCAGCGGACCCTGTTCTGCACTTCGTTCCGCACGATAGCACCCCGTGCCGCCTGGGTGAACGCGAGTCGTGTGCGTACGGTCCGGCCCGGCGGGCAGGCCTGCCGTGCTCAGAACGTGAACCGGTGCCGGCCGATCGTCACTGCGTGCGGGCGCCCCCACAGGAACTTGTTCTTCGTCTTCGCGGGGTTGAAGAAGAACAGCGCACCGCCGGTGGGGTCCCAGCCCCGCTCGGCGTCGCGGACCGCCCGGTACGCCGTCGCCGTGGGCTTCTGGAACGCCGTGCCGATCAGGACGGATTCGAACTGCCGCCCACCGCCCTCCATGATCACGCCGCGGACGGTGTCAGGGAAGTGCGGGCTCCTCACCCGGTTGAGGATCACCGCGGCCACCGCCACCTGGCCCTTGTAGGGCTCGCCGCCGGCCTCCGCCGTGACGACACGGGCCAGGAGGTCACGGTCCGCCGGCGAGAGGTGCACCCGGCCCGTCGCCTGGCCGGCGCCATCCGCCCCGCGCCCGGACGGGATGACCAGCCGCTGGCCCGGGTAGATGAGGTCGTCCCACTCCCCGTTGGCCCGTCGCAGCGCCGTGACCGTGGTGCCGAAGCGCCGGCTGATCTTCCAC
Coding sequences:
- a CDS encoding cell wall hydrolase — translated: MRRIGRTILTGVMTLLFTLSVAAAPASAHTVYRVRRGDSLWKISRRFGTTVTALRRANGEWDDLIYPGQRLVIPSGRGADGAGQATGRVHLSPADRDLLARVVTAEAGGEPYKGQVAVAAVILNRVRSPHFPDTVRGVIMEGGGRQFESVLIGTAFQKPTATAYRAVRDAERGWDPTGGALFFFNPAKTKNKFLWGRPHAVTIGRHRFTF
- a CDS encoding LutC/YkgG family protein, with protein sequence MTERAEMLARIARRLGQPAPRDQVAWDPRASLPERPPSIPAAELVRRFVAQLGRLGGKAIRVAADAEAVDYVLSVVAPDVVAAGRGIPPSPPAGGEAQGAAAPGPVLLWDDPLLTRLELAAALASRGVEVSVWRPDLGPAALKELAARARAGVTGAWWGVAETGSIALPAGPGRGRLVSLLPRTHIAVLPESRLVPSVAELFRHLVEEPDLPSSLALATGPSRSADIENDLSIGVHGPADVHVVIVPG
- a CDS encoding FadR/GntR family transcriptional regulator, giving the protein MTRFERITSQRIYQQIVDQISRMIREGVLRPGDRLPPERQLAEAFGVSRAAVREALSALSMTGLLEVRPGEGTFIRSATPEVLIGPLATLLTMERDEAVGRELLEIRMALEADSAFLAAQRWEPEDLVAIETALQAMEDEHRSGQLGAAADWQFHYAIAGASGNGLLLQIMRTLSESMRESLEAYRRRLLRIPSMGERLLAEHRGILEAIRDRDAPLARERMRAHIEGVERTLYHQASETTGTGDPER
- the cutA gene encoding divalent-cation tolerance protein CutA — protein: MTDVFLVYVTTSNEEEAARIGRQVVEERLAACANVVPGVRSFYHWEGRLVEDGEALLLLKAHRERLDDLIARVKALHSYTVPAVNAVPIERGNPDYLRWVAEETVGR
- a CDS encoding DUF72 domain-containing protein, whose protein sequence is MDEPDGFRPKDVLVGCCGWALRQADYVRRYPIVEIQQTFYDPPREATLVRWREAAPEGFVFTMKAWQLVTHPASSPTYRRLRRPLPGCKEAYGSLQGTPEVEDAWRETVRAARILGARLVLLQTPASFRPTQENLTRMRRFLRDAERGPFVLAWEPRGPWPEEVVRDLCRELDLVHAVDPFVAQPVWGDLQYLRLHGVGGYGYRYTDADLNRLRGLIRPPAWVLFNNVSMAADAARFQALLGGG
- a CDS encoding LutB/LldF family L-lactate oxidation iron-sulfur protein; this encodes MAGGTFRARARKALENPRLRRAVRVTMNNFMSARRAAMAELAQLAREGLALGDFAAMRERARAIKQHTLDHLDHYLARAATAIGERGGHVHFAAGAHEVGEIVREIARRRGVTLAVKSKSMATEEVHLNRALQADGIEVVETDLGEYIIQLAGETPSHIVGPAIHKTREEIAQLFGRVVGRELSTDTPTLTGVARQVLREKFVRAGMGISGANFVVAETGTLCIVTNEGNGRLVTSAPPVHVAVVGIEKLVPTLADLYVFLGLLARSSTGQKISVYTHMITGPRRPGEADGPEELHVIFLDAGRSDILGTEYQEVLHCIRCGACLNHCPVYRQTGGHAYGAVYSGPVGTVLTPLLGEFRDWKDLPAEACSLCAACWEACPVGIPLHDLILKHRQKTAREGLDQSGLGGPLRLGAAAWTKPWAYRLSVRVGRLALRWFAREEEGGRRWAVKAPGPLRAWTEGRDLPAPPEKSFRELWAEHLRERGQRA
- a CDS encoding (Fe-S)-binding protein; this encodes MALFITCLGDLFFPRAGMAVVKLLEHLGVEVTFPEGQTCCGQPQWNSGYPEAAAALARHFLDVFDGADYIVSPSGSCASMVQHYYPEIFRDDPARLDRTRQISGRIYEFTQFLVEVLGVEDLGARYPARATYHQSCHMTRLLGVEEPPLRLLRNVRDLELVPLEHPELCCGFGGTFSVKSPEVSVAMADEKLDDVTRTGADLLVGADPSCLLHLAGRAHRRRLPLKIMHVAEVLAEGVGL